The following coding sequences lie in one Anomaloglossus baeobatrachus isolate aAnoBae1 chromosome 7, aAnoBae1.hap1, whole genome shotgun sequence genomic window:
- the LOC142245623 gene encoding uncharacterized protein LOC142245623 → MGLTVRDALVYALENLEKMGFKKFRKQLHEIEVKENYRRIPRGKLEDKDWGDVADLIREYYKDVYGVEVTLEVLDKINEKKVAEEMLEDLKKVNRFVRLNQLEELTCLPPEARPITLSLSDTGEMIFSVALETFYPGYLHIEWKCGKEKSPDVLSSQEVYTESLDSRSFSVCSEVRISPDSLRSPESTVHVSWEHEYTNTKGQQMFSITDQGFLWRPVMDDIQTPLYIYHDDPVVLQCHISGYYPDNVMVKWFRKHKKTLDLCEDSDNISIPKIRSSRNPDHTYSCTARLMMTPSVENHLGAEYVCHVEHPSLEKAITKSSGGMKILAKPQLESITKALDDHMLVQFTMLLTKFYPKDIKVKWHRGETQPRKGVQQMTRHTETLTEREDSLYDVTSVCGISGYCFADPQYKIYVTWQHESMDGPETRVLSARDLPWSPHVEDLFVLRLEHDFRTMMMCRITGFYPDRVTVSWYRKENGKVSAIQDSDVFNTVIEPHERKGKKMYGCTAVLHFTPDATKDQGSEIICKVEHPSLEHPIEKSTGPLRILREGEEE, encoded by the exons ATGGGGCTGACCGTTAGAGATGCTCTGGTCTACGCCCTGGAGAATCTGGAGAAGATGGGATTTAAGAAGTTCAGAAAACAGTTACATGAAATTGAAGTAAAGGAGAATTATAGGAGGATTCCGAGGGGTAAATTGGAGGACAAGGACTGGGGAGACGTCGCTGATCTGATCCGGGAATACTACAAGGATGTCTATGGAGTTGAGGTGACCCTGGAAGTTCTGGACAAGATCAATGAGAAGAAAGTAGCGGAGGAAATGCTGGAGGACTTGAAAAAAG TGAACCGATTTGTAAGGCTGAATCAACTGGAGGAATTGACATGTCTACCCCCCGAAG ccaGACCAATAACGCTAAGCCTGAGCGACACAGGTGAGATGATCTTCAGTGTCGCGCTGGAGACATTTTACCCTGGATATCTCCACATAGAATGGAAGTGTGGAAAGGAGAAGTCACCAGACGTCTTATCATCCCAGGAGGTTTACACAGAAAGCCTCGACAGCAGATCATTCTCCGTGTGTAGTGAGGTCAGAATTTCACCGGATTCCCTCAGATCTCCAGAATCCACAGTCCACGTCAGCTGGGAACATGAATATACAAATACCAAGGGGCAGCAGATGTTCTCCATCACTGACCAAG GTTTCCTATGGAGGCCGGTCATGGATGACATACAGACACCATTGTATATATATCATGACGACCCCGTAGTACTGCAGTGTCACATATCAGGATATTATCCGGACAACGTGATGGTGAAATGGTtcagaaaacataaaaaaactcTTGACTTATGTGAAGATTCTGATAATATTTCAATTCCAAAAATCAGATCGAGTAGAAATCCTGATCACACCTACAGCTGTACAGCGAGGCTGATGATGACTCCTTCTGTGGAAAACCACCTCGGGGCAGAGTACGTTTGTCACGTTGAACATCCATCTCTGGAGAAAGCAATCACGAAAAGCTCGGGAGGAATGAAAATCCTGG CAAAACCTCAGCTGGAGTCAATAACCAAGGCCCTGGATGACCATATGTTGGTTCAGTTTACCATGCTTCTTACAAAGTTTTACCCCAAAGACATCAAGGTGAAGTGGCATCGGGGGGAGACACAACCCAGAAAAGGGGTGCAGCAGATGACGCGACACACGGAAACCCTGACCGAACGCGAAGATTCCTTGTACGACGTCACCAGCGTCTGTGGCATTTCGGGATATTGTTTTGCAGATCCCCAGTATAAAATATACGTGACCTGGCAGCACGAGTCTATGGATGGACCTGAGACCAGGGTGTTGTCTGCGAGAG ATCTGCCCTGGAGCCCACACGTAGAAGACCTATTCGTCCTAAGGTTGGAACATGATTTCAGAACCATGATGATGTGCCGGATCACCGGCTTCTACCCAGACAGAGTGACCGTGTCTTGGTATAGAAAGGAGAATGGAAAGGTGTCGGCCATACAGGACTCCGATGTCTTCAACACAGTGATTGAGCCTCATGAAAGAAAAGGCAAGAAGATGTATGGGTGTACGGCAGTGTTACATTTTACTCCAGATGCTACGAAGGATCAAGGCTCCGAAATTATCTGCAAGGTGGAGCATCCCAGCCTGGAGCATCCGATAGAGAAGAGCACCGGACCGCTCCGTATATTAAGAGAAGGTGAAGAGGAGTGA